In Ostrea edulis chromosome 10, xbOstEdul1.1, whole genome shotgun sequence, one genomic interval encodes:
- the LOC125666419 gene encoding uncharacterized protein KIAA1958-like, with amino-acid sequence MASFDPSANFNIICEDLDLEKLLQDLKENNFEIEPKRDEENDVEVPVLNEYLSEMYISIRKSDGSNYEPSSLEAMKNSIERHLKDHAYPVSLRGRLFHKSNKALAAKKQQLKSIGKGRNRYASEALTEDDENALLTSGEISFENPSSLQFGVFYYFGKYFALRGRDEQRKLKFGDVQEKKDGSGNNYQEFHERSSKTMDGTGKKDYRMTTPRIFSPNSGPPEKDPIALYREFVRRRPEEAKSEESPMYLTPIPMKRLLDSSLIWYYPRPMGKNTLGTLVKNAAIKAGLEGKLTNHSLRKSTVTTLSKAGVAPHKIQQITGHKSLQSIAVYDSKLTIQEQKQMCSILSNENGKCSKKRACATASRSEAESETAIVPNPEILRESSTNYITNTQNEQRNTLNASDNFSDMFRGAVITNLTINFHK; translated from the exons ATGGCCTCCTTTGATCCGTCTGCTAATTTTAACATAATTTGTGAAGACCTGGATTTGGAAAAATTGCTTCaggatttaaaagaaaacaacttTGAAATAGAGCCCAAACGTGATGaggaaaat GATGTTGAAGTCCCAGTCCTTAACGAGTATTTATCAGAAATGTATATCAGTATACGTAAAAGTGACGGAAGCAATTACGAGCCTTCATCGCTAGAGGCAATGAAAAACAGCATTGAGCGGCACTTGAAAGATCATGCATATCCTGTATCTTTGCGAGGCAGACTTTTTCATAAATCTAACAAAGCTTTAGCAGCAAAGAAACAGCAACTGAAGTCCATCGGGAAAGGTAGAAACAGGTACGCTAGCGAAGCTTTGACAGAGGATGACGAAAATGCCCTTCTAACATCTGGGGAAATAAGTTTTGAGAACCCCTCTTCCCTACAATTTGGAGTGTTCTATTATTTCGGGAAATACTTTGCATTAAGAGGCCGAGATGAACAAAGAAAGCTTAAATTTGGTGATGTTCAAGAAAAAAAAGACGGTTCTGGAAATAACTATCAAGAATTTCATGAAAGAAGTTCAAAAACAATGGATGGAACCGGGAAAAAAGACTACAGAATGACCACCCCCAGAATATTTTCTCCCAATTCCGGACCCCCTGAGAAGGACCCCATTGCTCTCTATCGCGAATTTGTTAGACGTCGTCCTGAGGAAGCAAAAAGTGAGGAAAGTCCGATGTATCTTACACCCATCCCAATGAAAAGACTTCTAGACAGTTCACTAATATG GTATTATCCGAGACCCATGGGAAAGAACACACTGGGAACTCTAGTTAAGAATGCTGCAATTAAAGCCGGTTTGGAGGGGAAATTGACAAATCACTCTCTCCGAAAATCAACAGTAACAACGCTATCTAAAGCGGGTGTCGCACCTCACAAAATTCAGCAAATTACCGGACACAAAAGTCTACAGTCCATTGCTG TGTATGATTCCAAGTTAACAATCCAAGAACAGAAACAAATGTGTTCAATCCTGTCCAATGAAAATGGGAAATGTTCCAAAAAACGTGCATGTGCCACAGCATCTCGATCCGAGGCTGAAAGCGAAACCGCCATTGTGCCAAATCCAGAAATCCTTCGAGAATCATCCACTAATTATATCACAAATACACAAAATGAACAAAGAAACACTTTAAATGCTTCTGATAACTTCAGTGATATGTTTCGTGGCGCAGTTATTACTAATCTCACGATTAACTTTCACAAGTGA